A stretch of the Uranotaenia lowii strain MFRU-FL chromosome 3, ASM2978415v1, whole genome shotgun sequence genome encodes the following:
- the LOC129753475 gene encoding unextended protein-like, producing MDLGAFEEQLNLGWVLFGRKVHFHGSNVKGSDTLPKEVRDHGNYLLCSILLGNVLVNSTFTILLDSLTSGLIAVIFSTIAIVIFGEITPQALCSRHGLAVGAKTIFITKAVMLITFPLSYPTSKILDYILGEEIGNFYNRERLKELVKVTTDINDLDKDEVNVISGVLELRRKTVEDVMTRIEDAFMLSLDAVLDFETITEIMKSGFSRIPVYEHDRSNIVTLLYIKDLAFVDPDDNTQLKTLSEFYQNPCHFVFEDVTLDVMFKQFKEGHKGHMAFVHRVNNEGEGDPFYETVGLVTLEDVIEELIQAEIMDETDVYTDNRRKVRRDRTKRQDFTVFAQGRDTNSQRLRISPQLTLATFQYLSTSVEAFKNDMVSETILRRLLGQDIVHHIKSKGKDRNDPSMYIINRGKPVDFFVLILEGRVEVNVGKENLLFESGPFTFFGTQALIQNIGCDVPIDSPQQIMGSLQSLNMDAMLRHTFIPDYTVKAVTEVVYLQIKRNLYLAAKRATLMERKQRLGTDQSMDPIDDEVEKLLHSLDEDDRSVGADTANLQTPRASKPPSKAPSPTLMMIENNGGGPTVNVRSNSLAVTFDDSDKPLLTRSKS from the exons atggatttgggGGCCTTCGAAGAACAgttgaatctgggatgggttttgtttgggcgcaaagtgcactttcatggatCAAACGTGAAAGGAAGTGATACTcttccaaaggag GTTCGCGATCATGGCAACTATCTACTGTGCAGTATTCTGCTGGGCAACGTCCTGGTCAATTCGACATTCACGATCCTTCTGGACAGTTTGACTTCCGGGTTGATTGCGGTCATTTTCTCAACCATAGCCATCGTTATCTTTGGAGAAATTACACCGCAAGCGCTCTGCTCCCGGCATGGTCTGGCCGTCGGTGCCAAAACGATCTTCATCACCAAGGCTGTGATGCTCATAACGTTCCCGTTATCCTATCCAACGTCGAAGATTCTCGACTACATTTTGGGCGAGGAAATTGGCAACTTTTACAATCGAGAACGTCTGAAAGAGCTGGTTAAGGTTACGACGGACATCAACGACCTGGACAAGGACGAGGTAAACGTGATTTCCGGCGTGCTCGAACTCCGTAGGAAGACTGTCGAAGACGTCATGACCCGCATCGAGGATGCGTTCATGTTGTCCCTGGATGCTGTGTTAGATTTTGAAACCATAACGGAAataatgaaatctggtttttcgCGTATACCTGTGTACGAACACGATAGAAGTAATATCGTAACATTACTGTACATAAAAGATTTGGCCTTTGTCGATCCGGACGACAATACGCAGCTTAAAACGTTGAGCGAATTTTACCAGAATCCGTGCCATTTTGTGTTCGAAGATGTCACATTAGATGTGATGTTTAAACAATTTAAGGAAGGCCACAAAGGTCACATGGCCTTCGTACATAGGGTAAACAACGAAGGCGAAGGTGATCCTTTCTATGAAACCGTTGGACTAGTTACCCTGGAAGACGTCATCGAAGAGCTGATCCAAGCCGAGATTATGGATGAAACTGACGTCTATACCGATAATCGGCGCAAAGTACGAAGGGATCGTACCAAAAGACAAGATTTTACAGTCTTTGCACAAGGTCGTGATACGAATTCGCAACGTCTTCGCATTTCTCCTCAGCTAACTTTAGCTACGTTCCAGTATTTGAGCACTTCGGTCGAGGCATTCAAGAATGATATGGTTTCGGAAACGATTCTCCGTCGTTTGCTAGGCCAAGATATTGTTCATCACATTAAGAGCAAGGGTAAGGATCGTAACGATCCTAGCATGTATATCATCAACCGCGGCAAACCGGTTGACTTCTTTGTACTTATCCTGGAAGGTCGTGTCGAAGTGAATGTCGGCAAGGAGAATCTTCTCTTTGAGAGTGGGCCATTCACATTCTTCGGCACGCAAGCCCTTATCCAAAACATTGGCTGCGATGTTCCGATAGATTCACCCCAGCAAATAATGGGCTCGTTACAATCGCTCAATATGGATGCCATGCTTCGCCATACCTTCATCCCGGATTATACTGTAAAGGCTGTTACGGAAGTGGTCTACCTGCAGATCAAGCGCAACTTGTACTTAGCCGCCAAACGAGCCACCCTGATGGAACGCAAACAGCGTCTCGGTACCGATCAATCGATGGATCCGATCGACGATGAGGTCGAAAAGCTGCTGCATTCCCTTGACGAGGATGATCGCAGTGTCGGTGCCGATACCGCCAATCTGCAGACTCCGAGAGCCAGCAAACCGCCCAGCAAAGCCCCCTCGCCGACGCTTATGATGATCGAAAACAACGGAGGAGGGCCAACGGTAAATGTTCGCAGCAACAGCCTAGCGGTAACGTTCGATGACTCGGACAAACCGCTGCTCACCCGTTCCAAGTCCTAA